A single window of Micrococcaceae bacterium Sec5.1 DNA harbors:
- a CDS encoding dihydrodipicolinate synthase family protein has product MFNGLSAFPLTPMSGESVDLDAVARLVARAAQSGVDSLGVLGSTGNYAYLSREERRMVLETSVEAAGGVPVLAGVGALRTRDVLTLAGDAHTAGASALLLSPVSYQRLSEAEVFGLFEDVASESDLPIVVYDNPGTTGFTFTDELHGRIARIPGITSIKIPPPADSDIATRLGKLRAVLPQQTSVGISGDWIAAEALLAGCDLWYSVIGGILPRQAREIVDHALAGRRDDAMAASAALEPLWSLFRTYGSLRVTAALAEELRLIPSSALPLPLRGLDPEGRSRVADAIRQCGLETT; this is encoded by the coding sequence GTGTTCAACGGCCTCAGCGCATTCCCCCTGACACCCATGAGCGGTGAAAGTGTCGATCTGGACGCCGTTGCCCGGCTGGTGGCCCGCGCGGCGCAGTCCGGTGTGGATTCACTCGGTGTTCTTGGCTCGACTGGAAACTACGCTTATCTCTCCCGTGAAGAACGCCGCATGGTCCTTGAAACGTCCGTAGAGGCTGCGGGTGGCGTGCCAGTTTTGGCTGGTGTTGGGGCTTTGCGTACCCGCGACGTCCTCACGCTTGCCGGCGATGCACATACCGCCGGCGCCTCAGCATTGCTCTTGTCCCCGGTGTCCTATCAACGCCTGTCGGAAGCGGAGGTTTTCGGTCTGTTTGAGGACGTTGCGTCGGAGTCAGACCTTCCGATCGTTGTGTATGACAACCCCGGCACAACGGGCTTTACCTTCACCGACGAGCTGCACGGACGGATCGCCCGGATCCCAGGGATCACATCCATCAAGATTCCGCCGCCCGCCGACAGTGACATTGCCACCAGGCTCGGCAAGCTCCGCGCAGTTTTGCCCCAGCAAACATCTGTGGGAATCAGCGGAGATTGGATCGCCGCCGAAGCACTGCTTGCCGGTTGCGATCTCTGGTACTCGGTGATCGGCGGGATCCTTCCTCGTCAGGCCCGGGAAATCGTTGATCACGCTTTGGCTGGTCGGCGCGATGATGCGATGGCAGCTTCCGCCGCGCTGGAACCCCTCTGGTCCCTTTTCCGAACCTACGGCAGCCTCCGTGTCACCGCAGCACTGGCCGAAGAGCTGAGGCTCATTCCATCCTCAGCCTTGCCCTTGCCGCTGCGTGGCCTGGATCCCGAAGGACGCAGCAGAGTCGCCGATGCCATCCGCCAATGTGGATTGGAGACGACATGA
- a CDS encoding phenylalanine--tRNA ligase beta subunit-related protein — MLRVEYLQEILHAAHVEPAVFELQPDYKALLIAVDGLVPGPSDDASDALLHQAEAAARTALREQKVEHLPHVAAWRKAYQSFGAKPNRTRNSLEALLRRADAGLPRVNRLTDLYNAVSVLHQIPLGGEDLSSYSGAPRLIRATGQEPFDTVASGEPIVEHPDEGEVVWCDVDGVTCRRWNWRQGRRTQLRDDTTSALFILDALAPVTTDDLLAAGEDLTTHLRLLGAEVVTAQRLIDAGTLQH; from the coding sequence ATGCTTAGGGTTGAATACCTCCAGGAAATTCTCCACGCCGCCCACGTTGAACCTGCCGTCTTCGAACTGCAACCGGACTACAAAGCCCTCTTAATCGCCGTCGATGGTCTCGTGCCGGGTCCCAGCGATGATGCCAGCGATGCCCTGTTGCATCAGGCGGAGGCGGCAGCCCGGACGGCGCTCAGAGAGCAGAAGGTCGAGCACCTCCCGCATGTTGCCGCGTGGCGGAAGGCCTACCAATCCTTCGGAGCAAAGCCCAACCGCACCCGCAACAGCCTTGAAGCACTGCTTCGACGGGCTGATGCCGGCCTGCCCAGGGTCAACAGGCTCACGGACCTCTACAACGCGGTATCGGTACTGCACCAGATTCCGCTCGGCGGCGAAGACCTTTCCAGTTACAGTGGGGCGCCGCGGCTGATCCGTGCAACGGGCCAGGAGCCCTTCGACACGGTTGCCAGCGGCGAGCCCATTGTCGAACACCCCGATGAAGGGGAAGTTGTATGGTGCGACGTCGACGGCGTCACTTGCCGTCGCTGGAATTGGCGCCAGGGCCGCCGCACGCAACTGCGGGACGATACAACCTCGGCGTTGTTCATTCTTGATGCCCTCGCACCCGTGACCACCGACGATCTCCTTGCCGCCGGCGAGGACCTCACCACGCACCTGCGCCTCCTGGGAGCTGAGGTCGTAACCGCCCAGCGGCTGATTGACGCCGGCACACTCCAGCACTGA
- a CDS encoding MFS transporter, with the protein MSLIEGRKASRTATGEQTSPGGLARYVVAATLARSADGGAVVAIVLLVTTSGAPGWLAGILGACITAPHLFGPFVARTLDTARDGRTVIAWACLMHGVTLAAAVLLYPLTPPIVPALLLIASGLVGPLLTGGISSRLSAIAGASRTSQRRAHGWDVATYGISGTIGPSLVAAVSAWANPALAALILAGLTFVAAALVRLLPPSPPALAPSDVPRPGRTLLMILSTGPLRRTLYLTVIIALSVAALPITAVASTAELGVEPAAAGVLTAAYGLGGLLGSAGVMIRPLRSEADHLMSWLGAAVGVALCGAAFAGMFPAAVVVYSLAGVLNSCFFAATLAARSEYAPTGARGQVFVWIGALKITAGSAGTALAGAMVVPMTHLPLLLASALIAVAVSASLVDRRRERAQTAGPAPLS; encoded by the coding sequence ATGAGCCTCATCGAAGGGCGCAAAGCCAGCCGTACAGCTACGGGTGAGCAGACATCTCCGGGCGGGTTGGCCCGCTATGTCGTTGCAGCCACCCTGGCCCGCAGCGCCGATGGGGGTGCGGTCGTCGCCATTGTCCTGCTGGTGACAACCAGCGGGGCGCCGGGTTGGCTGGCCGGAATACTGGGTGCCTGCATCACCGCTCCCCACCTCTTCGGTCCGTTCGTTGCCAGAACTCTCGATACTGCCCGGGACGGCAGGACGGTGATCGCTTGGGCGTGCCTGATGCACGGCGTTACCTTGGCAGCAGCTGTCCTGCTGTACCCGCTGACTCCTCCAATCGTTCCGGCTCTACTGCTCATTGCGTCCGGATTGGTCGGTCCACTACTGACAGGCGGTATTAGCAGCAGGCTCTCGGCGATCGCTGGGGCCAGCAGAACCAGCCAGCGACGCGCACATGGATGGGATGTAGCAACGTATGGCATCAGCGGAACCATTGGTCCCTCTTTGGTCGCAGCTGTTTCGGCCTGGGCGAATCCGGCACTGGCGGCATTGATCCTTGCCGGATTAACATTTGTCGCCGCCGCTCTCGTCAGGCTTTTGCCCCCTTCTCCTCCAGCATTGGCCCCATCTGACGTACCGCGCCCTGGCCGTACATTGCTGATGATACTGTCCACCGGACCCTTGCGCCGCACGCTCTACCTGACGGTCATCATCGCCCTGTCGGTCGCTGCGTTGCCGATCACAGCAGTGGCTTCGACGGCAGAACTCGGAGTCGAGCCAGCTGCTGCAGGAGTCCTGACGGCCGCATATGGTCTGGGCGGGCTTCTCGGATCCGCCGGCGTCATGATCCGGCCCCTGCGAAGCGAAGCGGACCACCTCATGTCCTGGCTGGGAGCTGCTGTTGGGGTTGCGCTGTGTGGGGCAGCCTTCGCCGGGATGTTTCCGGCAGCCGTGGTGGTCTATTCCCTGGCTGGAGTGCTCAACTCCTGCTTTTTCGCCGCAACACTGGCCGCACGCAGCGAATACGCCCCAACTGGCGCACGAGGTCAGGTCTTCGTGTGGATCGGCGCCTTGAAGATCACTGCAGGTTCTGCCGGCACAGCGTTGGCAGGGGCCATGGTTGTACCAATGACACATCTGCCCTTGCTTTTGGCGTCCGCACTCATCGCGGTGGCCGTGAGCGCTTCCCTGGTTGACCGGCGTCGTGAGCGTGCCCAAACGGCAGGACCGGCTCCTCTCAGCTGA
- the ligD gene encoding non-homologous end-joining DNA ligase gives MNPSKTPAEILDIDDAEVRVSNPDKVVFPEPGLTKLDLVRYYLSVAEGALRGAGGRPMVLKRFPKGIDAEPFFQKRVPENHPEFIDTATLHYSSGTSAEETVIRDAAGLAWVVNLGCLDLNPHPVRAEDLDHPDELRIDLDPMPGVDWSQIVDVAYVAREVLDDVGLVGWPKTSGSRGLHILVRIAPEWSYSELRLAAETLAREVENRAPGLATARWWKEERGESVFVDFNQNAKDRTVASAYSVRPRPDARVSTPLTWDEVTSTRPEQFTVRSVPERFADLGDPHAGIDDAVGSLEGLLALAKELGPAEKAPRAGDGSGRRVSTMPLIEVARTKTKPEAVAALDEWKARHADVVPELHPADVLIDGMRGSSSLWYRVRVNLQHIPEAKRPPQEELIADYDPWAGKEWPGRAGS, from the coding sequence ATGAACCCGTCGAAGACTCCGGCAGAGATTCTGGACATAGACGACGCCGAAGTTCGCGTCTCCAATCCGGACAAGGTGGTTTTCCCCGAACCCGGACTAACCAAGCTGGATTTGGTCCGCTATTACCTTTCAGTTGCGGAGGGTGCGCTGCGGGGCGCCGGCGGCCGCCCCATGGTGCTCAAGCGCTTCCCCAAGGGCATCGACGCTGAGCCGTTCTTTCAGAAACGCGTTCCCGAAAATCATCCGGAGTTCATTGATACGGCAACGCTGCACTACTCATCGGGGACCTCAGCAGAAGAAACTGTCATCCGGGACGCTGCCGGTTTGGCGTGGGTGGTAAATCTTGGCTGCCTGGACCTCAACCCCCACCCCGTCCGTGCCGAGGACCTGGATCATCCCGACGAACTCCGAATCGACCTCGATCCCATGCCTGGAGTGGACTGGTCGCAGATCGTCGACGTCGCCTATGTGGCGCGCGAGGTGCTTGACGACGTCGGGCTGGTGGGTTGGCCTAAGACGAGCGGCTCCCGCGGACTCCACATTTTGGTGCGGATCGCCCCGGAATGGTCTTATAGCGAGCTGCGGCTCGCCGCCGAGACCCTTGCCCGCGAGGTGGAGAACCGCGCACCCGGGCTTGCCACGGCGCGGTGGTGGAAGGAAGAACGCGGCGAGAGCGTCTTCGTCGACTTCAACCAGAATGCGAAGGACCGGACTGTTGCGTCGGCGTACTCGGTCAGACCCCGGCCTGATGCCCGGGTCTCCACTCCCCTGACGTGGGATGAGGTCACGTCCACGAGGCCCGAACAATTCACCGTCCGCTCAGTGCCCGAGCGCTTCGCGGACCTGGGTGATCCCCATGCCGGCATCGATGACGCCGTTGGGTCCCTTGAGGGCCTGCTGGCCTTGGCGAAGGAACTTGGACCGGCGGAGAAGGCGCCGCGCGCCGGCGACGGGTCCGGGCGCCGGGTCTCAACGATGCCACTCATTGAGGTGGCCCGCACCAAGACAAAGCCCGAAGCGGTGGCCGCCCTCGATGAATGGAAGGCCCGGCACGCCGACGTGGTCCCGGAGCTGCACCCGGCGGATGTACTCATCGACGGGATGCGCGGCTCGAGTTCGCTCTGGTACAGGGTCCGGGTGAACCTGCAGCACATCCCCGAAGCAAAGCGTCCTCCCCAAGAGGAGCTCATCGCCGATTACGACCCCTGGGCCGGCAAGGAATGGCCCGGCCGTGCAGGATCGTGA
- a CDS encoding thiamine pyrophosphate-binding protein, whose product MTVTTSGPVLKEDSTALAPASRSDNVAELVGNTLARLGIGHVFGVVGSGNFVVTNALRRAGVPYTAARHEGGAATMADAYGRMSGKVGVVTTHQGCGLTNAVTGIGEAAKSRTPMIVLTADTPASAVRSNFTIDQDALARSVGAVAERVHSPQSAVADTLRAYRTAVNERRTVVLSLPTDVQSAEAPAEVGLLEPLEPRQRTRPSAAAVTKLAELIQGAKKPVFVAGRGGRQAGPEIAALAETAGALVATSAVAHGLFNGDAFNLGISGGFSSPFTADIVREADLIVGWGCALNMWTMRHGSLIGPGTKVVQVDLEDSALGANRPVDLGVLGDCSETALAVLNELRSAGHQAVGLRTSQMADRIAVHARWNSVDTEDLSAAGTIDPRVLSRELDRILPDNRIVSVDSGNFMGYPSAYLSVPDEYGFCFTQAFQSIGLGLSTAIGAAKAQPERVPVLGTGDGGFLMAISELETLVRERIPMAVIVYNDSAYGAEVHHFDADDEDLEVVRFPTTDIASIAAGYGAATVTVRCVADLAPVEEWVAGPRTMPLVIDARIASDGGAWWLAEAFKGH is encoded by the coding sequence ATGACCGTCACCACCAGCGGACCGGTACTCAAGGAGGACTCCACGGCACTGGCCCCCGCATCCCGCTCTGACAATGTTGCCGAACTCGTGGGGAACACCCTTGCCCGGCTCGGCATCGGCCACGTCTTCGGAGTAGTGGGCAGCGGAAATTTCGTCGTGACAAACGCACTGCGCCGGGCAGGAGTTCCCTATACCGCAGCAAGGCACGAAGGCGGCGCAGCCACCATGGCTGATGCCTACGGGAGGATGTCGGGCAAGGTCGGAGTCGTCACTACGCATCAGGGTTGTGGGTTGACCAATGCGGTAACAGGAATCGGCGAGGCAGCGAAGAGCCGCACCCCCATGATCGTCCTAACCGCGGACACACCTGCATCGGCCGTCAGGTCCAACTTCACCATCGATCAGGATGCACTAGCCCGAAGCGTCGGTGCAGTGGCTGAACGGGTCCACTCACCGCAAAGCGCAGTAGCAGACACCCTCCGCGCCTACCGCACGGCAGTCAACGAACGCCGGACGGTGGTCCTTTCCCTGCCGACAGACGTCCAAAGTGCAGAGGCACCGGCAGAAGTCGGCCTCTTGGAGCCGTTGGAACCCCGCCAGCGGACCAGGCCCTCAGCCGCGGCAGTCACGAAGCTGGCAGAGCTCATCCAAGGTGCGAAGAAGCCCGTATTTGTGGCTGGCCGTGGAGGCCGCCAGGCAGGACCGGAAATCGCGGCGCTCGCCGAAACCGCTGGCGCGCTCGTGGCGACCTCCGCCGTCGCTCACGGACTCTTCAACGGCGACGCATTCAACCTGGGGATTTCCGGTGGATTCTCCTCGCCGTTCACCGCGGACATTGTGCGCGAAGCTGACTTGATCGTCGGTTGGGGCTGTGCACTGAACATGTGGACGATGCGCCATGGTTCGCTCATTGGCCCAGGAACAAAAGTGGTGCAAGTGGACCTTGAGGACTCGGCTTTGGGGGCAAACCGGCCCGTCGACCTGGGGGTACTGGGGGATTGCAGCGAGACAGCCCTTGCTGTGCTCAATGAACTGCGTTCTGCCGGACACCAGGCGGTTGGCCTGCGTACCTCACAGATGGCTGACCGGATAGCCGTGCACGCGCGCTGGAACTCGGTGGACACAGAAGACCTGTCCGCTGCGGGGACCATCGATCCCCGGGTCCTCAGCCGCGAGCTTGACCGGATCCTGCCGGACAATCGCATTGTTTCCGTTGATTCCGGCAATTTCATGGGGTATCCAAGCGCCTACCTGTCCGTTCCTGATGAGTATGGCTTTTGCTTCACCCAGGCTTTTCAGTCGATTGGGCTGGGGTTGTCCACTGCGATCGGCGCGGCGAAAGCCCAACCGGAACGCGTGCCGGTCCTGGGCACCGGCGATGGTGGCTTCCTCATGGCCATTTCGGAATTGGAGACGCTGGTCCGTGAGCGGATTCCCATGGCGGTGATTGTCTACAATGATTCCGCGTACGGCGCCGAGGTCCATCACTTCGATGCAGATGATGAAGACCTGGAAGTGGTTCGATTCCCCACGACAGATATCGCCTCCATCGCCGCAGGCTACGGTGCTGCCACCGTGACGGTCCGGTGCGTCGCGGATCTGGCCCCGGTGGAGGAATGGGTTGCGGGTCCTCGGACTATGCCGCTGGTCATTGACGCGCGGATCGCTTCCGACGGCGGCGCGTGGTGGCTGGCCGAGGCCTTTAAAGGCCATTGA
- a CDS encoding PLP-dependent aminotransferase family protein, with protein MSESEIPIELDRKSPASLSAQVASQLRTAILSGLLQPEHTLPATRRLAADLRVSRGVVVRAFEQLSGEGFLESSGTGGTKVAVRPDIQQRPFEQKSQSNSPVRAEVIDLTPGRPSGSPFQDREWRNAWKRALAEQGNTHLPPALGTLDLREAVAGHLAVSRGLAVDPEDVIITAGTSDALHLIVAMLRGKRNNPRILVEDPGYPTARRVMSAAGAQLQLLPVDQDGLKSSQLAGLNAIPDAVLITPSHQYPLGGRMAVQERLGLLKWADRHGVLVLEDDYDSEFRHSRMPLPAVASLPAAADVVLLGTFSKNLSPWLRCGYLVVRGAAGQRLKAMREALDTPVAGVLQSALAYYLQGGGLSRHIARARREYSHRRSLLIERLGARTDVELAGLDGGLHAVIRFEQPDAADLAAKALERGVRVIPLAGYYAERPPVNGLVIGYGAVSDLQLSKALTILGNLLDEHS; from the coding sequence ATGAGCGAATCGGAAATACCCATCGAGCTCGACAGGAAGAGTCCGGCCTCCCTGTCCGCCCAAGTTGCAAGCCAGCTCCGTACCGCCATCCTCAGCGGACTCCTGCAGCCTGAGCACACGCTCCCCGCCACCCGCCGGCTGGCCGCGGATTTAAGGGTTTCCCGTGGTGTGGTGGTGCGCGCCTTCGAGCAACTCTCCGGGGAAGGGTTCCTGGAAAGCAGCGGTACTGGCGGGACCAAAGTAGCGGTCCGGCCGGACATCCAACAGCGCCCCTTTGAACAGAAGTCGCAGAGCAACAGCCCTGTCCGCGCGGAGGTGATTGACCTGACCCCCGGCCGCCCCTCGGGATCGCCGTTCCAGGACAGGGAGTGGCGTAATGCATGGAAAAGGGCCTTGGCGGAGCAAGGAAACACGCATCTGCCGCCAGCCCTTGGAACGTTGGACCTGCGGGAAGCCGTGGCCGGTCACCTGGCGGTGTCCAGGGGCCTGGCCGTAGACCCCGAGGACGTCATCATTACGGCTGGCACCAGTGATGCGCTGCACTTGATAGTGGCCATGCTTCGCGGCAAGAGGAACAATCCGCGCATCCTGGTTGAGGACCCGGGCTACCCCACGGCGCGACGCGTGATGAGCGCGGCTGGTGCCCAACTTCAGCTGCTTCCCGTGGACCAAGACGGCCTGAAGAGCTCCCAACTCGCAGGACTCAACGCCATTCCCGACGCCGTCCTCATCACCCCCAGCCACCAGTACCCTCTTGGTGGCAGGATGGCAGTCCAGGAACGGCTCGGCCTGCTGAAGTGGGCGGACCGCCACGGCGTGCTGGTGCTGGAGGACGATTACGACAGCGAATTCCGTCACAGCAGAATGCCCCTGCCGGCCGTCGCATCCTTGCCCGCAGCTGCCGACGTCGTACTTCTCGGAACGTTCTCAAAGAACCTGAGTCCTTGGCTGCGCTGCGGATATCTGGTGGTCCGGGGCGCAGCCGGACAACGCCTCAAGGCAATGCGTGAAGCGTTGGACACTCCGGTTGCCGGGGTCCTGCAGTCGGCCCTCGCCTATTACCTTCAGGGCGGTGGACTCTCCCGTCACATTGCCCGCGCCCGGAGGGAATATTCGCACCGCCGTTCCCTGCTCATTGAGCGCTTAGGCGCGCGGACAGATGTGGAGCTTGCAGGCCTCGACGGCGGATTGCATGCAGTGATCCGCTTCGAACAGCCTGACGCAGCGGACCTGGCTGCGAAGGCGCTGGAACGGGGCGTGCGGGTCATCCCTTTGGCCGGGTATTACGCCGAACGCCCACCGGTGAACGGATTGGTCATCGGGTATGGCGCAGTGTCCGACCTCCAGTTGTCCAAAGCCCTCACCATCCTTGGAAACCTACTTGACGAACATTCGTAG
- a CDS encoding pyruvate dehydrogenase — protein sequence MAKELATQLIEQLQAAGVQRIYGIVGDSLNPIVDAVRQTGGSAKGGIDWIHVRHEEAAAFAAAAEAQLTGKLAVCAGSCGPGNLHLINGLYDANRTGAPVLAIASHIPSKQIGSGFFQETHPDRIFTECSVYSELISTAEQAPRVMHSAIQNAVALGGVAVVTLPGDIAGLEATAPTPLPAIFRPASLVPDQSSVQELADAINDAGKVAIFAGAGVQGAHDELIALAELVNAPIGHSLRGKDFVQYDNPFDIGMTGLLGYGAAAEGIEDADLLILLGTDFPYDQFLPDTRTAQVDRAAQRLGRRTDVDIAVHGDVLPTLTALLPLVNPKKNRRFLDQMLKKHDRLMNKAVGAYTRKVEKKQPIHPEYAASLLDQVAADDAIFTADTGMCNVWTARYINPLGTRRLIGSFLHGSMANALPHAIGAQVAYPGRQVVSVSGDGGLSMLLGELITVAAHQLPVNVVVFNNSTLGMVKLEMLVDGLPDFGVDVPDANYAAVAKALGFHAVRVTDPANIEEAYREAFAHPGPSLVELITDPNALSIPPKISGQQVIGFATAMSKVVLNRGAGEAVSMARSNLRNIPRR from the coding sequence ATGGCCAAGGAACTTGCTACCCAGCTCATCGAACAACTCCAGGCTGCCGGCGTGCAGCGGATTTATGGAATCGTCGGAGACAGCCTCAATCCAATAGTGGACGCTGTCCGTCAAACGGGAGGTTCGGCCAAAGGCGGCATCGACTGGATCCATGTCCGCCACGAGGAGGCCGCCGCTTTTGCCGCAGCGGCCGAGGCGCAACTTACTGGGAAGCTTGCTGTCTGTGCCGGCTCTTGTGGCCCTGGCAACCTCCATTTGATCAACGGACTCTACGACGCCAACCGCACTGGGGCGCCGGTCCTTGCCATCGCTTCGCACATCCCCAGCAAGCAGATCGGCAGCGGATTCTTCCAGGAAACCCATCCCGACCGGATCTTCACTGAATGCTCGGTCTATTCGGAACTGATCAGCACCGCCGAGCAGGCGCCCCGCGTGATGCACAGCGCTATCCAGAACGCTGTAGCCCTGGGAGGGGTCGCCGTCGTGACTCTTCCCGGCGATATCGCCGGGCTTGAAGCCACCGCGCCGACGCCGTTGCCCGCCATCTTCCGGCCAGCGAGCCTGGTCCCGGACCAGTCGAGCGTTCAGGAACTGGCTGACGCCATCAACGACGCCGGTAAGGTCGCCATTTTCGCGGGGGCGGGTGTCCAGGGAGCCCACGACGAACTCATTGCTTTGGCGGAGTTGGTCAATGCTCCGATTGGCCACTCACTGCGCGGCAAGGACTTCGTCCAGTACGACAACCCGTTCGACATCGGTATGACCGGTCTTCTCGGCTACGGTGCGGCGGCGGAGGGCATCGAGGACGCTGATCTGCTGATCCTCCTGGGTACCGATTTTCCCTACGACCAATTCCTGCCGGACACACGGACGGCACAGGTTGACCGCGCGGCGCAGCGGCTGGGGAGGAGGACCGACGTCGACATTGCTGTTCATGGAGATGTCCTTCCTACTCTGACCGCCCTTCTGCCTTTGGTGAATCCAAAGAAGAACCGCCGCTTCCTGGACCAGATGCTGAAGAAGCACGACCGCCTGATGAACAAGGCCGTGGGCGCGTACACAAGGAAGGTCGAAAAGAAGCAGCCCATTCATCCTGAGTACGCTGCTTCGCTGCTGGACCAAGTGGCGGCGGATGACGCCATCTTCACCGCGGATACCGGAATGTGCAACGTCTGGACGGCTCGCTATATCAACCCGCTCGGCACGCGCCGGCTGATCGGTTCCTTCCTTCACGGGTCCATGGCCAACGCCCTTCCGCACGCGATCGGTGCACAGGTTGCCTATCCCGGGCGCCAGGTGGTTTCTGTCTCCGGCGACGGGGGCTTGTCCATGCTGCTGGGTGAGCTCATTACCGTGGCCGCACATCAACTGCCGGTAAACGTCGTGGTCTTCAACAACTCAACGCTGGGCATGGTCAAGCTCGAAATGTTGGTGGACGGGCTGCCCGATTTCGGCGTTGATGTGCCGGACGCCAACTATGCGGCCGTTGCGAAGGCCTTGGGCTTCCATGCTGTTCGGGTGACGGATCCGGCGAATATCGAGGAAGCGTATCGGGAGGCGTTCGCCCACCCGGGTCCTTCGCTGGTGGAACTCATCACTGATCCGAATGCACTGTCCATCCCGCCAAAGATTTCCGGGCAACAAGTCATCGGTTTCGCGACGGCCATGTCCAAAGTGGTCTTGAACCGCGGAGCCGGTGAAGCTGTGAGCATGGCCCGGAGCAACCTGCGCAATATTCCTCGGCGCTGA
- a CDS encoding cyclase family protein yields MDTSSNIDVRQGSVAQVLAGLATGRIDVIDLTTRLSINTPTLELPEPFANLIDFSLEEVSAYNRPGPFWKHHNIHTGEHIGTHLDAPVHWITGRDGKDVAQIEPARLVGPAIVLDATEEATADPGFLLDRHHILRWEETYGALPDGGWLLIRTGWDKRSQDRQRFLNKDEHGPHSPGLTVECARWIAEESALSGIGVETVGIDAGAAGGQEPPFPAHHFLLGNDKYGITSLQNLDQLPPTGAALIVAPLPIVGGTGSPARVFALKEGETR; encoded by the coding sequence ATGGATACCAGCAGCAATATTGACGTGCGCCAGGGCAGCGTAGCCCAGGTGCTTGCCGGCCTCGCCACGGGCCGGATTGATGTCATTGACCTGACCACCAGGCTCTCGATCAACACTCCAACTCTCGAACTGCCGGAGCCCTTCGCAAACCTCATTGACTTCAGCCTCGAAGAGGTCTCCGCCTACAACCGCCCCGGACCCTTCTGGAAGCATCACAACATCCACACCGGCGAACACATAGGCACCCATCTGGACGCGCCCGTCCACTGGATCACCGGGCGTGACGGCAAAGACGTCGCCCAGATCGAACCCGCCCGGCTCGTGGGCCCGGCCATCGTCCTTGACGCGACCGAGGAGGCTACTGCGGACCCGGGCTTTCTCCTCGACCGTCACCACATCCTCCGATGGGAGGAAACCTACGGAGCACTGCCCGACGGCGGCTGGCTCCTCATTCGAACAGGGTGGGACAAGCGCTCCCAAGACCGACAACGATTCCTGAACAAGGACGAGCACGGCCCACATTCTCCCGGGCTCACGGTCGAATGCGCCCGATGGATTGCCGAGGAGTCTGCATTGTCCGGCATTGGCGTGGAAACCGTTGGTATCGATGCCGGGGCCGCCGGTGGACAGGAACCTCCATTTCCGGCCCATCACTTCCTGCTGGGGAACGACAAGTACGGAATCACCTCATTGCAAAACCTGGACCAACTGCCCCCAACCGGAGCAGCCCTCATCGTTGCGCCCTTGCCAATCGTTGGCGGAACCGGGAGCCCAGCTCGCGTGTTCGCGCTCAAAGAAGGAGAAACACGATGA
- a CDS encoding dihydrofolate reductase family protein: MGILSVDLFITLDGVYQGPGGPDEDREGGFEFGGWQAAYSDEETGRVIVEGINRMDALLLGRKTYDIFAGYWPNRADDPIADTFNALPKFVVSRSLTDPGWAGTTALSGVAEVAALKDRFEDIHVIGSGELVRSLLKADVVDRLNLFLYPITLGAGKKLFPDGAGVPAAFRFAQPPQGFPTGTVALAYERAGMPVTGIDIGEG, translated from the coding sequence ATGGGAATCCTCTCGGTCGATCTTTTCATCACCCTTGATGGCGTGTATCAAGGCCCGGGTGGCCCTGATGAGGACCGTGAGGGTGGCTTCGAGTTCGGCGGCTGGCAGGCGGCTTATTCCGATGAAGAGACCGGGCGGGTGATCGTCGAGGGAATCAACCGCATGGATGCGCTGCTCTTGGGGCGCAAAACCTACGACATCTTCGCGGGATACTGGCCCAACCGGGCCGATGACCCGATCGCTGATACGTTCAACGCACTGCCCAAGTTCGTCGTCTCCCGCTCGCTGACGGACCCTGGATGGGCGGGCACGACGGCGTTGTCCGGGGTGGCGGAAGTGGCTGCCCTGAAAGATCGGTTCGAGGACATACATGTCATAGGCAGCGGCGAGCTGGTGCGGTCCTTGCTGAAGGCCGACGTCGTTGATCGACTGAACCTCTTCCTGTATCCCATCACGCTTGGAGCCGGAAAGAAATTGTTCCCCGACGGCGCCGGCGTGCCGGCAGCGTTCCGCTTTGCACAACCACCGCAGGGGTTCCCGACGGGCACCGTTGCCCTCGCTTACGAGCGCGCGGGTATGCCGGTTACAGGCATCGACATCGGCGAAGGATAG